A stretch of Endozoicomonas sp. SCSIO W0465 DNA encodes these proteins:
- a CDS encoding redoxin domain-containing protein: MKYIGRTSRERGCSSKPACLLLLITLMVGSFQSALSWGLVLGDIAPDFKARLSTTDQPVWFYDWIQGEGGRYTVLFSHPQDFTPVCTTELAEVQKLMPSFKKRGVNVIGLSLNTAETHQQWLKDVAAVAEVAEIEFPLIADVQLKVAKLYGMLPSKIKGGLPRSAEENKTVRSVFIINNKTKAIEVAWTYPMQIGRSFDELSRVLDALDEIAWQQGEIATPANWHKGDDVILAPGVDREHFAEKDLPTGKSYMRYVPAQIQGEVKGEEQAAVMLQALEVMPLEE, from the coding sequence ATGAAATATATTGGTAGAACGTCCCGGGAGAGAGGATGCAGTAGCAAGCCTGCCTGTTTGTTACTGCTCATTACTCTGATGGTTGGCAGCTTTCAATCCGCTTTGTCCTGGGGGCTTGTGCTCGGTGATATAGCCCCTGACTTTAAGGCGCGTCTTTCAACAACGGACCAACCGGTATGGTTCTATGACTGGATACAGGGTGAGGGGGGGCGGTATACCGTATTGTTTTCTCACCCCCAGGACTTCACGCCAGTCTGTACAACAGAGCTGGCAGAAGTTCAGAAACTGATGCCCTCTTTCAAAAAAAGAGGGGTGAATGTGATTGGCCTGAGTCTTAATACTGCCGAGACGCATCAGCAGTGGCTGAAAGACGTTGCAGCCGTTGCTGAAGTTGCTGAGATCGAGTTTCCTCTGATCGCTGATGTCCAGCTTAAGGTGGCCAAACTGTATGGTATGTTACCATCGAAAATCAAAGGCGGTTTACCTCGCAGCGCTGAAGAAAATAAAACCGTTCGCTCGGTTTTTATCATTAACAACAAAACCAAAGCTATTGAAGTTGCCTGGACCTACCCGATGCAGATTGGGCGCAGCTTTGATGAGTTGTCCCGGGTGCTGGATGCCCTTGATGAAATAGCCTGGCAACAGGGCGAGATAGCGACACCGGCAAACTGGCATAAAGGGGATGATGTTATCCTGGCACCGGGTGTTGATAGAGAGCACTTCGCTGAGAAAGACCTTCCTACCGGAAAGTCCTATATGAGGTATGTTCCCGCGCAAATTCAGGGCGAGGTTAAGGGGGAAGAGCAAGCTGCAGTCATGTTGCAAGCGCTGGAGGTGATGCCGTTGGAAGAGTAA
- a CDS encoding ISNCY family transposase: MRKKRNPQCSMELHYVPHEICSQLSGISQWLDAHPQFNDWIYEDLSSGDKQNTGRNGLSAESVLRAALLKQYLNCDYDYLSFVLMDSMLFRDFCRLEPNQRPSRSSLHGLISLLTASTWERINNCQLMTAKDQGIEKGRTVAIDSTVTESDIKPPCDSDLLASSVKEICRLLERGQTLTATPLYEYTHHNRAVKDAARKCIYAGKEERHQHYKKLLQLTRKSRKVLIEATVTLANARQQGQCLLADDADKWQADVDHLLPLVDAIVSQTERRVFKGEKVPAQEKVVSLYEPHTDIIVKDRRQVQYGHKLNLVQGKSRLILDLVIEEGNPADSDQFIPMMERQKEIYGRVPRQTSGDGGYACRANLEKAKAMGISDVAFNKKRGLEVEEMTKSQYVYKTLFRFRAGIEAGISWLKRCFGLSRCHCKGSERFDSHCWLSVV; encoded by the coding sequence ATGCGCAAAAAACGCAACCCGCAGTGTAGTATGGAACTCCATTACGTACCTCATGAAATCTGCTCCCAGCTTTCCGGTATCTCGCAATGGCTTGACGCCCATCCACAGTTCAATGACTGGATTTATGAGGACTTAAGTTCTGGTGATAAACAGAACACTGGGCGGAACGGACTATCAGCAGAATCCGTTCTTCGTGCGGCACTCCTGAAACAGTATTTGAATTGTGATTATGACTACTTGTCGTTTGTTTTGATGGACTCCATGCTCTTTCGAGACTTTTGTCGCCTCGAACCAAACCAGCGCCCCAGTCGCTCCAGTTTGCATGGGCTCATCAGCCTTCTTACTGCATCTACATGGGAACGGATTAATAACTGTCAGCTAATGACCGCTAAAGATCAGGGTATTGAAAAAGGGCGCACTGTGGCTATTGACAGCACAGTCACCGAATCGGATATCAAACCTCCTTGCGACAGTGATCTTTTAGCCAGTTCCGTTAAAGAAATTTGTCGGCTGCTGGAACGGGGACAAACACTGACAGCGACACCGCTTTATGAATATACCCATCACAACCGAGCCGTAAAAGATGCGGCCAGAAAATGCATCTACGCTGGCAAAGAAGAGCGGCATCAGCATTATAAAAAACTGCTGCAGTTGACCCGAAAATCCCGGAAGGTACTTATCGAAGCTACTGTCACGCTAGCAAACGCCCGTCAGCAGGGGCAGTGTCTCCTGGCTGATGATGCCGACAAGTGGCAGGCCGATGTGGATCACCTGTTACCCCTGGTGGATGCAATAGTCTCCCAGACAGAGCGCAGGGTCTTTAAGGGTGAAAAGGTGCCAGCCCAGGAAAAAGTGGTTAGCCTGTATGAACCCCATACGGATATCATCGTAAAAGACAGGCGGCAAGTACAGTATGGCCATAAACTGAACCTGGTTCAGGGAAAAAGTCGATTGATCCTGGACCTGGTTATTGAGGAAGGTAACCCAGCGGATTCGGACCAATTCATTCCGATGATGGAAAGACAAAAAGAAATTTATGGTCGTGTACCTCGCCAGACAAGCGGTGACGGCGGATACGCGTGTCGCGCTAATTTGGAAAAAGCCAAGGCCATGGGAATCAGCGATGTAGCTTTTAATAAGAAGCGCGGACTTGAAGTCGAAGAGATGACTAAAAGTCAGTATGTGTATAAAACGCTCTTTCGCTTCCGGGCAGGTATTGAAGCGGGAATTTCGTGGCTAAAGAGATGTTTTGGGCTATCACGTTGCCACTGCAAGGGTTCTGAGCGTTTTGATTCTCATTGCTGGTTATCGGTGGTCTAG
- a CDS encoding MFS transporter has translation MFIFALASGYLTTLIPLRINATDGNDFMAGLMGTAYYLGLLAGSFRSESIVCRVGHIRSFACFMALLCATVLSLALSENTTSWLVLRFLNGMAVAGIFVVVESWLLCESDSSNRGRVLSFYMVSLYGANAIGQLFVGFLDSSSLTPFILIGILLSLSIFPPAMTRIPTPEIEEASSLGFRKLFELTPSGVLGCFAGGLVLGGLYSMLPIYLADLSGSDDHSVAIFLAITMIGGMALQFPVGYLSDIIDRRKMLILVALAGCTVCFGLILSSHGHWLYYPLLFLFGGATFTLYPLAISHGCDHMHPDDIVAGTQGLLLAYSFGACIGPIFASLFMGHMSEGLMLYFITVMGATGIFFLIRMAYRPAIYTSEEQHFIPVPRTTPIVAQIDPRSDAEELLDTEEPANP, from the coding sequence ATGTTTATTTTCGCCCTGGCCAGCGGATACCTGACGACTTTGATTCCCCTGAGAATCAACGCGACAGATGGCAATGACTTTATGGCCGGTCTGATGGGTACCGCCTACTACCTGGGATTGCTGGCAGGGTCATTTCGCTCAGAGAGTATCGTTTGCCGGGTGGGCCACATTCGCTCTTTCGCCTGCTTTATGGCGTTGCTCTGCGCCACCGTATTAAGTCTTGCGCTGTCTGAGAATACCACCAGCTGGTTAGTACTGCGCTTCCTTAATGGTATGGCAGTTGCCGGCATATTTGTTGTGGTTGAGTCGTGGCTTCTCTGTGAAAGTGACAGCTCCAACCGCGGCAGGGTCCTGTCCTTCTACATGGTGTCCCTCTATGGAGCCAATGCCATTGGACAGCTTTTTGTCGGCTTCCTCGATAGTAGTAGCCTGACGCCTTTTATCCTGATCGGTATTTTATTGTCATTGTCGATCTTCCCACCGGCAATGACCCGAATTCCAACGCCAGAGATAGAAGAAGCCTCTTCGCTGGGATTCAGAAAGCTTTTCGAACTGACACCCTCCGGGGTGCTCGGCTGTTTTGCCGGTGGTCTGGTATTGGGCGGTTTGTATTCAATGCTGCCCATTTACCTGGCCGACCTCAGCGGCAGCGATGATCACTCCGTAGCTATCTTTCTCGCCATCACTATGATTGGCGGAATGGCACTACAGTTTCCAGTGGGTTACCTCTCCGATATTATCGATCGGCGTAAAATGTTGATACTGGTCGCCCTGGCAGGTTGTACCGTTTGCTTCGGCCTCATCCTCAGTTCCCACGGGCACTGGCTGTATTATCCCTTGTTATTTCTGTTTGGTGGTGCAACCTTCACACTCTACCCACTGGCCATCAGCCACGGGTGTGACCATATGCACCCGGATGATATTGTTGCAGGAACCCAGGGACTGCTTCTGGCCTACAGCTTTGGCGCGTGTATCGGCCCGATCTTCGCATCACTGTTTATGGGTCATATGTCAGAAGGTCTGATGCTGTATTTCATTACCGTGATGGGTGCTACCGGTATCTTCTTCCTGATTCGTATGGCTTACCGTCCTGCGATCTATACCAGCGAAGAGCAGCACTTTATTCCAGTACCCCGCACAACGCCCATTGTTGCCCAGATTGACCCTCGTTCTGATGCTGAGGAGTTACTGGATACAGAAGAGCCAGCCAACCCCTGA
- the minE gene encoding cell division topological specificity factor MinE, which produces MNLMQLFRSRKEDNSAAIAKERLQIIVAHERNSRSGRDFLPAMERDILQVIQKYIEIQQECIDIKLDSQDGCSILEVNVQLPN; this is translated from the coding sequence ATGAATCTTATGCAGCTATTCCGCTCACGCAAAGAAGACAACAGCGCCGCGATTGCCAAGGAAAGGCTGCAGATCATAGTAGCCCACGAACGGAACAGTCGAAGTGGGCGTGATTTTCTGCCAGCTATGGAGCGGGATATTCTTCAGGTTATTCAAAAATACATTGAGATCCAGCAGGAGTGCATTGACATCAAGCTGGACTCTCAGGATGGTTGCTCTATCCTCGAGGTCAATGTACAGCTGCCGAACTGA
- a CDS encoding epoxyqueuosine reductase QueH produces the protein MKHNPLSVDHYQRPHLNTPDSTRKILLHSCCAPCAGEVMEAIKASGIEQTVFFYNPNIHPVAEYQLRKDENKRFCDKLNIPFIDADYDTENWFERTRGMENEPERGKRCTACFDMRFERTALYAYEHNFTLISSTLGISRWKNMEQINGCGIRSAGHYPDVSYWTYNWRKKGGSQRMIELAKREAFYQQEYCGCVYSLRDTNRYRMAQGRSRIKRLVNFYGQSKEAPEQDGDCAIIAKSS, from the coding sequence ATGAAACATAACCCTCTCTCTGTTGATCATTATCAACGTCCTCACCTGAATACACCTGACAGCACCCGGAAAATCCTGCTGCATTCGTGCTGTGCCCCCTGTGCCGGTGAAGTGATGGAAGCGATTAAAGCCTCTGGCATTGAACAAACCGTTTTCTTCTATAACCCGAACATCCACCCAGTAGCGGAGTACCAGCTTCGTAAGGATGAAAACAAACGGTTCTGCGACAAGCTTAATATTCCGTTTATTGATGCTGATTATGATACGGAAAACTGGTTTGAACGCACCCGGGGCATGGAAAATGAGCCGGAACGGGGTAAACGCTGCACCGCCTGTTTTGATATGCGATTCGAACGAACCGCTCTTTATGCTTATGAGCACAACTTTACGCTCATCTCCAGCACACTGGGTATTTCACGCTGGAAGAACATGGAACAGATCAATGGCTGTGGTATACGCTCGGCAGGGCATTACCCCGACGTCTCCTACTGGACTTACAATTGGCGCAAAAAAGGGGGCAGCCAGAGAATGATCGAGCTTGCCAAACGGGAAGCATTCTATCAACAGGAATACTGTGGTTGCGTATACAGCCTGAGGGATACCAACCGATACCGAATGGCTCAAGGACGCAGCCGAATCAAAAGACTGGTGAATTTTTACGGGCAGAGTAAAGAGGCACCGGAGCAGGACGGCGACTGTGCAATCATTGCTAAATCTTCCTGA
- a CDS encoding 1-aminocyclopropane-1-carboxylate deaminase/D-cysteine desulfhydrase: MIFIGSAGILPIPGNIPSFVAFSEFSETHMVCESINVLDKTVPVQSVHTGWLYEAGVSLDMLRLDQLDPGISGNKWYKLKHNLIAAQQGGKSSILSFGGAWSNHIHALAAAGHRFGMSTIGIIRGEPGKSLSATLSDAVNWGMQLHFLSRSDYRRKTEHGFLNHLLSQLGLSAQDVHVVPEGGSNFLGVQGCRDILAAGGVSAGSYDEIWLACGTGATLSGVALAAAKDMPEVQVTGVAVLKGGDFLRNAIDNHTIQSLPNWRLLTDCHHGGYARTTKALLSFIKSFENETAIPLDPVYTGKVMFAIWRSLAENRMQDLPCRGRRLLMIHTGGLQGRRGIKI; this comes from the coding sequence TTGATTTTCATCGGTTCAGCAGGAATATTACCCATTCCGGGTAATATTCCTTCTTTTGTTGCTTTCAGTGAATTTTCAGAAACCCATATGGTATGCGAATCTATTAATGTATTGGATAAGACGGTTCCTGTTCAGTCAGTGCATACCGGGTGGCTATACGAAGCGGGTGTATCCCTTGATATGTTGCGTCTGGATCAACTTGATCCCGGCATCAGTGGTAATAAGTGGTATAAACTGAAACACAATCTTATCGCGGCACAGCAGGGGGGCAAATCCAGCATTCTCAGCTTTGGCGGCGCCTGGTCCAACCACATTCATGCACTGGCTGCGGCGGGTCACCGGTTTGGCATGTCCACCATTGGTATTATCAGGGGGGAGCCGGGCAAATCACTGTCAGCAACGTTGAGCGATGCCGTTAATTGGGGAATGCAATTACACTTCCTGTCCAGAAGTGATTATCGTCGAAAAACTGAGCACGGCTTTCTCAATCATCTTTTATCACAATTAGGCTTGTCAGCGCAGGATGTGCATGTTGTGCCCGAAGGCGGGAGTAATTTTCTCGGTGTTCAGGGTTGCCGCGACATTCTTGCAGCAGGAGGAGTCTCTGCCGGAAGCTATGATGAAATCTGGCTGGCTTGCGGGACGGGAGCCACTCTCTCAGGGGTAGCGCTGGCTGCGGCAAAAGACATGCCGGAGGTGCAGGTCACCGGTGTTGCCGTTCTTAAGGGGGGCGATTTCCTGCGCAACGCTATCGATAATCACACGATTCAATCATTGCCTAACTGGAGACTGTTGACGGACTGTCATCATGGGGGCTACGCTCGTACTACAAAAGCGCTGCTGTCGTTTATAAAATCGTTTGAGAATGAGACGGCAATCCCTTTGGATCCGGTATATACCGGCAAAGTGATGTTTGCCATATGGCGGTCACTGGCTGAAAACCGGATGCAAGATCTTCCTTGCCGGGGCAGGCGCCTATTGATGATTCATACCGGTGGGCTTCAGGGGCGGCGCGGTATAAAAATATAA
- the minD gene encoding septum site-determining protein MinD, whose translation MARIIVVTSGKGGVGKTTTSASIATGLALKGHRTVVIDFDVGLRNLDLLMGCERRVVYDFVNVINGEAELHQALIRDKRTENLSILPASQTRDKEALTHEGVEKVLNQLAKDFEYIICDSPAGIEHGALMALYFADEAIITTNPEVSSVRDSDRILGILQSKSRRAVENLEPVKEHLLVTRYNPDRVTRGEMLNIQDVEEILAIPLIGVIPESASVLKASNQGVPVVCNTDSDAGQAYNDVVARFLGEDIPHRFLEPTRKGFLQRMFGGIG comes from the coding sequence TTGGCTCGTATTATTGTTGTGACTTCTGGAAAGGGTGGCGTCGGAAAAACCACCACCAGTGCTTCCATTGCAACAGGATTGGCTCTTAAAGGTCACAGGACCGTTGTCATTGACTTTGATGTAGGCCTCAGAAACCTGGATCTCCTGATGGGGTGTGAGCGACGTGTCGTATACGACTTCGTCAACGTAATTAACGGTGAGGCTGAGTTGCACCAGGCCCTGATCAGGGATAAACGCACAGAAAATCTATCCATTCTGCCAGCGTCGCAAACCCGGGACAAAGAGGCCCTGACTCACGAAGGGGTCGAAAAAGTCCTGAACCAGCTGGCAAAAGACTTTGAATACATCATCTGCGACTCTCCGGCAGGTATCGAACACGGTGCCCTGATGGCACTCTACTTTGCCGATGAAGCCATTATTACCACGAATCCTGAGGTGTCATCCGTCCGGGACTCTGACCGTATACTGGGTATTTTGCAGAGTAAATCCCGGCGTGCTGTTGAAAACCTTGAGCCCGTTAAGGAGCATTTACTGGTTACCCGCTACAATCCTGATCGGGTAACACGAGGGGAAATGCTCAACATTCAGGATGTCGAAGAAATTCTGGCGATACCACTGATTGGTGTTATTCCTGAGTCCGCCTCAGTCTTGAAAGCCTCCAACCAGGGTGTACCCGTAGTATGCAATACCGACAGTGATGCCGGTCAGGCATACAACGATGTGGTTGCGCGCTTCCTTGGTGAAGACATACCACACCGTTTTCTTGAACCCACCAGAAAAGGGTTCTTACAGCGCATGTTTGGAGGAATAGGATGA
- a CDS encoding BCCT family transporter, with protein MEEHFKLVDKPTFFGAVILLISVVIPLALFPDEGAHWIAIAKTFMTDTMGVLYLGLGLAAVVFMTYVVFSDIGQIKLGEANEQPEYSTTSWAAMLFCGGIGASILYWGCIEWAYYYQSPPFQLEPGSEEAVRWAATYGIFHWGPVAWCI; from the coding sequence ATGGAAGAGCATTTTAAGCTTGTTGATAAGCCGACCTTTTTTGGTGCGGTTATTTTGTTGATCTCGGTGGTTATACCGCTGGCACTGTTTCCGGATGAGGGCGCTCACTGGATTGCCATCGCAAAAACCTTTATGACGGACACAATGGGGGTGCTTTACCTGGGACTGGGCCTGGCCGCCGTGGTGTTTATGACCTACGTGGTATTTTCCGATATTGGCCAGATCAAGCTGGGTGAAGCTAATGAGCAGCCGGAGTATTCGACCACCTCCTGGGCGGCCATGTTGTTCTGTGGTGGTATCGGTGCCAGTATTCTCTACTGGGGTTGTATTGAGTGGGCCTACTATTATCAGTCACCGCCTTTTCAGCTTGAGCCGGGCAGTGAAGAGGCGGTTCGCTGGGCAGCCACTTACGGTATCTTCCACTGGGGGCCGGTTGCCTGGTGTATCTAG
- a CDS encoding IS4 family transposase — protein MTCFDRSELLSMAEQLGFTIRQRDIRPLDFILSLIDALAGDGNCDTQADLHRKFNELTGLNVSYRSWANQAKKDALPTLILWLWVQCLEIFSRKVMAFDEDSPFSEFEHILIQDGSSQAVYDALKEAFPGRFSTVSPAAVELHTTMDLLTNNLVRVQLTEDTRSERDCLPPLPTSMAYILMLMDAGYFELELFAAIDDREGSFICKAPQSINPTILSAVREDGKNLNRYKGQKLKDVLSGFPKDQCLDLDVEWPGFKAWPFRLVVRWNDKKQKWVFVVTNLNRVEFTLSDVLQAYRLRWQIELIFKEIKSYSGWHRFNTKSATLVFSLILMSFVVVTLKRYLAHAAQANLCESGSIEEISTHKVMKSGTHLFGNVISSLINAGKSLVSCIKKLLDFWGNNAKREHPARDGCSGRTRLGFCAVGGA, from the coding sequence TTGACCTGTTTCGACCGGTCAGAACTCCTAAGTATGGCGGAACAGCTTGGTTTTACTATACGACAGCGAGATATCCGTCCTTTGGATTTTATCCTCTCACTGATCGATGCCCTCGCTGGTGATGGAAACTGCGATACCCAGGCGGATCTACACCGTAAATTTAACGAGTTGACGGGGCTGAATGTCTCTTATCGTTCTTGGGCAAATCAAGCTAAAAAGGACGCGCTGCCTACTCTTATCCTGTGGCTATGGGTGCAGTGTCTGGAAATATTTTCCCGCAAAGTCATGGCGTTTGATGAAGACAGTCCATTTTCAGAGTTTGAGCACATTCTGATTCAGGACGGTTCGTCACAAGCTGTCTATGATGCCCTGAAAGAAGCATTTCCCGGCAGGTTCTCAACGGTCAGTCCTGCTGCCGTCGAGCTTCATACGACAATGGATCTTCTCACCAACAACCTGGTGCGGGTGCAGCTGACTGAAGATACCCGTTCAGAAAGAGACTGTCTGCCACCACTGCCAACATCCATGGCCTATATCCTGATGCTAATGGATGCCGGTTATTTTGAGCTGGAACTCTTTGCCGCTATTGATGACAGGGAGGGTTCTTTTATCTGCAAGGCACCTCAGAGTATCAACCCGACGATACTCAGCGCGGTACGGGAGGATGGCAAGAATCTCAATCGCTACAAAGGACAAAAACTGAAGGATGTACTGTCTGGCTTCCCCAAAGACCAGTGCCTCGACCTGGATGTAGAATGGCCGGGATTCAAAGCCTGGCCATTCCGCTTGGTTGTCCGCTGGAATGACAAAAAACAGAAGTGGGTTTTCGTTGTGACCAACCTGAACCGGGTGGAGTTCACCTTGAGTGATGTGCTCCAGGCCTATCGTCTACGGTGGCAGATAGAGCTGATTTTCAAAGAGATCAAATCCTATTCAGGGTGGCATCGTTTTAACACCAAATCAGCGACACTGGTGTTTAGCCTGATTCTGATGTCCTTTGTGGTTGTGACGTTGAAAAGGTACCTTGCCCATGCTGCACAGGCGAACCTCTGTGAAAGTGGGAGCATTGAGGAAATCTCGACGCACAAGGTGATGAAAAGTGGGACTCACCTGTTTGGTAATGTGATTTCATCGTTGATAAATGCAGGAAAGTCATTGGTCTCATGCATTAAAAAGCTACTGGACTTCTGGGGAAATAATGCGAAACGAGAACACCCTGCACGGGATGGTTGTTCAGGGCGTACAAGATTAGGCTTCTGTGCAGTGGGTGGAGCTTAA
- the minC gene encoding septum site-determining protein MinC — MTLQLQTGTAAAAFKMTGGIYTLTTLELHSTNPVEITNQLESMTRKAPNFFQQTPVIIAFDQLGPEQPPIDLYQLRHKLQQFGLILIALRGGHENHKQDAMMAGIPWLPPPRRRNPKEEHFADHVDTNVVIMQKSRTTSTPEAETASQTQTTPVIQKTTLIEHPIRSGQQVYAEGDLVITSPVSSGAELLAGGNIHVYGPLRGRALAGVNGNTDARIFCLQFEAELISINGQYKMPSASSNGDPLWGSSVTVSLEVQSLHIKKL, encoded by the coding sequence ATGACCCTTCAACTGCAAACCGGTACTGCCGCTGCAGCTTTCAAGATGACCGGTGGTATTTATACACTGACTACTCTTGAATTGCATTCTACCAATCCAGTGGAGATTACCAACCAGCTGGAGAGCATGACCCGTAAGGCGCCCAATTTTTTCCAGCAGACGCCGGTTATCATCGCCTTCGACCAGCTTGGCCCGGAACAACCGCCGATTGATCTTTACCAGCTGCGACACAAGCTCCAGCAGTTTGGCCTGATCCTGATCGCTCTTCGTGGCGGTCATGAAAACCATAAACAGGATGCCATGATGGCAGGTATCCCCTGGCTTCCGCCCCCAAGGCGACGAAACCCGAAAGAAGAACACTTTGCTGATCATGTAGACACCAATGTTGTTATCATGCAGAAATCCCGTACCACCAGTACCCCCGAAGCAGAGACTGCAAGCCAGACGCAAACGACACCGGTGATACAGAAGACCACCCTGATAGAGCACCCGATCCGCTCTGGGCAACAGGTCTATGCAGAGGGTGATCTGGTCATTACCAGTCCGGTCAGTTCCGGTGCCGAACTTCTCGCAGGCGGCAATATACACGTCTATGGTCCATTACGCGGTCGAGCATTGGCGGGTGTCAATGGCAATACTGACGCCCGTATATTCTGCTTGCAGTTTGAAGCCGAGCTTATTTCCATCAACGGTCAGTACAAGATGCCCTCAGCATCCAGTAACGGTGATCCTCTCTGGGGAAGCAGCGTAACCGTATCCCTTGAGGTGCAAAGCTTGCACATAAAGAAACTTTAA
- the lpxL gene encoding LpxL/LpxP family Kdo(2)-lipid IV(A) lauroyl/palmitoleoyl acyltransferase, protein MLRNPDMHPQADAREDDVFHRSYLHPKYWLTWLGIGLTFIPSLLPYRWIVQLGRWLGRISYHVAGDRVHVARVNLEKCFPGLSQDERETLLKKNFESVGIGIMEVTIAWWWPSDRLEKIVSYQGLENLQSDDGTILMVMHFTTIELAGRLITQRHSVDATYREHGNLVFEYVQRRLRHRFDPGSQLLRRRDVRGMLRSLKSGRTVWYSPDQDYGIQNGRFVPFFGIPAATITSTSRLAKAGKAKVIPMTVTRLDDAKGYDVHLYSALEGIPSGDDYQDALQVNQFVEQRIREHPEQYMWLHRRFKNRPEGEADFYRG, encoded by the coding sequence ATGTTGCGAAACCCTGATATGCACCCGCAGGCTGATGCCCGTGAAGACGATGTTTTTCACCGGTCATATCTGCACCCGAAGTACTGGCTTACCTGGCTGGGTATCGGGTTAACTTTTATACCTTCACTATTGCCTTATCGCTGGATTGTCCAACTGGGACGATGGCTGGGACGTATCAGTTACCATGTGGCGGGTGACCGTGTTCATGTTGCCCGGGTTAATCTGGAGAAATGTTTTCCCGGGTTGAGTCAGGATGAAAGAGAAACACTGCTGAAGAAAAACTTTGAGTCGGTAGGCATCGGTATTATGGAGGTTACCATTGCCTGGTGGTGGCCTTCAGACAGGCTGGAGAAGATCGTTTCTTATCAAGGTCTGGAAAACCTGCAGTCTGATGATGGCACCATCCTGATGGTGATGCATTTCACCACCATAGAGCTGGCTGGTCGCTTGATTACCCAGCGCCACAGCGTCGATGCCACTTATCGAGAGCATGGGAATCTGGTCTTTGAATACGTTCAGCGTCGCTTAAGGCATCGTTTTGATCCTGGCAGTCAGTTGCTGAGAAGGCGGGATGTTCGTGGCATGCTGCGCTCATTAAAGTCAGGCAGAACCGTCTGGTATTCTCCAGACCAGGACTATGGCATCCAAAATGGACGCTTTGTGCCTTTCTTCGGTATTCCCGCCGCAACGATTACCAGTACCTCCCGCCTTGCCAAAGCGGGAAAGGCTAAAGTGATTCCCATGACGGTGACTCGCCTTGATGATGCCAAAGGCTACGACGTTCACCTTTATTCTGCCCTGGAAGGCATCCCTTCCGGTGATGACTACCAGGATGCGCTTCAGGTTAACCAGTTCGTTGAGCAGCGAATTCGTGAGCATCCTGAGCAGTATATGTGGCTCCATCGGCGGTTTAAAAATCGCCCGGAGGGTGAGGCTGACTTTTACCGGGGTTGA